Proteins found in one Dermacentor silvarum isolate Dsil-2018 chromosome 8, BIME_Dsil_1.4, whole genome shotgun sequence genomic segment:
- the LOC119461683 gene encoding 3-ketodihydrosphingosine reductase encodes MAQSSSLVTASWQYYVPLLLASPLALLVVLKLWRRYRARNACLRHQHFVITGGSSGIGRALARAVVRRGANVTLIARNADRLEEAKIELLEEASSPEQAVHTLSADLATSKAGEAVLTRGIEEAEQVCGPVDYLVNCAGSAVSLRFDETPLAEFQRMMEVNYLSAVHATRVVLSGMKQRGSGSISFVSSVAGLMGLYGYTAYSPAKFALVGLAQSLRMEVKHRGIHVMVAFPPDTDTPGFAEEERTKPIETKLISAAGGLWSADVVASSLLQDVLEGNVTSALGLDGCTMTMLCAGMMPPNSVLEVVVQALTMGTLRIMGCLYLSHFYRLVARCAANREGSKKGS; translated from the exons ATGGCTCAATCTTCGTCATTGGTGACCGCGTCGTGGCAGTACTATGTGCCTTTGCTGCTCGCTTCTCCCCTGGCACTGCTTGTGGTGCTAAAGCTGTGGCGCCGTTACCGAGCTCGGAACGCGTGCCTGCGGCACCAGCACTTTGTCATCACTGGTGGTTCCAGTGGAATAGGCCGTGCGCTGGCGCGGGCTGTGGTTCGGCGAGGTGCCAACGTGACGCTG ATTGCACGGAACGCGGACCGGCTGGAGGAAGCAAAGATCGAGCTGCTTGAGGAGGCGAGCTCGCCCGAACAGGCGGTGCACACGCTCTCGGCTGACCTGGCGACGAGCAAGGCCGGGGAAGCAGTGCTCACCCGTGGCATTGAGGAGGCTGAGCAGGTGTGCGGGCCAGTTGACTACCTGGTGAACTGTGCGGGCTCTGCGGTCAGCCTGCGGTTCGACGAGACACCGCTAGCAGagttccagcgcatgatggag GTCAACTACCTGAGTGCGGTGCACGCAACCCGGGTGGTGCTGTCGGGCATGAAGCAGCGAGGCTCGGGCAGCATCAGTTTTGTGTCATCCGTCGCAGGCCTGATGGGCCTGTATGGTTACACGGCTTACAGCCCGGCCAAGTTTGCCCTCGTGGGACTGGCACAGTCACTCCGTATGGAG GTGAAGCATCGTGGCATCCACGTGATGGTGGCCTTCCCACCGGACACAGACACGCCAGGCTTTGCAGAGGAGGAGCGCACCAAGCCGATCGAGACGAAGCTGATCTCGGCAGCAGGTGGCCTGTGGTCGGCCGACGTGGTGGCCAGTTCCCTACTGCAGGACGTGCTTGAGGGCAATGTGACCTCGGCTCTGGGACTGGACGGCTGCACGATGACGATGCTATGCGCGGGCATGATGCCACCTAACTCGGTGCTTGAGGTGGTAGTGCAGGCCCTCACCATGGGCACCCTGCGCATTATGGGCTGCCTGTACCTGTCGCACTTCTACAGGCTCGTGGCACGCTGCGCAGCCAACCGCGAAGGCAGCAAGAAGGGGAGCTAA
- the LOC119461687 gene encoding low density lipoprotein receptor adapter protein 1-A, with protein sequence MTSIWKSVWSSPMGLLGRLRHKKLSEEWVNIQQPVVEGITFYAKYLGSTLVEEPSGDKATADAIKAIIAMAKASGKKLPKVAITVSPKGISTRDLATGELQLDVSIYRISFCSADASFDRVVAFIGTHSNEVMECHAFLCAKRRVAQAAALTISQAFQVAYQAWQGSRQAAAVSQVGGGQQDNQLEANGNKEAERKEEGRVTPLIDLSSDTEMEAAFGRLGASPPLFSSGLKPQEEEELRQFVASGACSREAGLLDREDDLLSL encoded by the exons ATGACATCGATCTGGAAATCTGTGTGGTCTTCGCCCATGGGACTGTTGGGCCGTCTTCGGCATAAAA AGCTTTCTGAGGAATGGGTGAACATCCAGCAGCCCGTGGTGGAGGGCATCACCTTCTACGCCAAGTACCTGGGGAGCACCTTGGTCGAGGAGCCCAGTGGGGACAAGGCCACCGCAGATGCTATCAAGGCTATCATCGCCATG GCCAAGGCCAGTGGCAAGAAGCTGCCCAAGGTGGCCATCACAGTGTCGCCCAAAGGCATCTCCACCCGTGACCTTGCCACAGGGGAGCTCCAACTGGACGTGTCCATCTACAG GATCTCGTTCTGCTCGGCTGATGCCAGCTTTGACCGAGTGGTGGCCTTCATTGGGACGCACAGCAACGAGGTGATGGAATGTCACGCATTCCTCTGTGCCAAGCGGAGGGTTGCCCAGGCCGCCGCACTCACCATCTCGCAGGCCTTTCAG GTGGCCTACCAAGCCTGGCAAGGTTCCCGTCAAGCTGCAGCAGTCTCGCAG GTGGGTGGCGGTCAGCAGGACAACCAGCTGGAGGCCAACGGCAACAAGGAGGctgaaaggaaggaagaaggccGTGTGACGCCGCTCATTGACCTTtcctcagacacg GAAATGGAGGCCGCCTTTGGGCGCCTAGGCGCGAGCCCGCCGCTCTTCTCAAGCGGCCTGAAGCCTCAGGAGGAAGAAGAGCTGCGGCAGTTCGTGGCCTCAGGCGCATGCAGTCGCGAAGCAGGTCTGCTAGACCGCGAGGATGACCTCTTGTCGCTGTGA